In Neofelis nebulosa isolate mNeoNeb1 chromosome 10, mNeoNeb1.pri, whole genome shotgun sequence, one DNA window encodes the following:
- the SAXO4 gene encoding protein phosphatase 1 regulatory subunit 32 isoform X2: MMGKLPLGVVSPYVKMSSGGCTDPLKFHATTYCTAYGQEEFRPRMGSHEGTGYKSNYRPVVSYQANLDALDNPAMGHGPYNPFSPPAPLSLSSQGHRSSSDPLEQVRPNFQSVTSQSYRPLEVPDGTYPLPWNIHQTISGYSREKPSEATPTKEVRKVHFDTQDYGPQAIIGLEPRDMPLLHQQQGKGSLEWENSRHGPRFMTSEYNSKYLKETSNQPDLLQKISIGSKEETGFTEESTNNPIGFQPPSQTVPGDPVLHPGRSVTRSDFLPMTHIRVPPPGPRPSSVSHGQFQPPQRVQQTNVALLGRETVGNKEPTGFSLNNPSYIRSPYDPDMDNQYLTTYNQGYFENIPKGLDREGWTRGGIQPQKPGGYALNQLVTRMEATPTPTESLRRLHPHVGRTLISEDPFYRAVPPSSHFATSS, from the exons ATGATGGGGAAACTCCCCTTGGGGGTTGTGTCCCCTTACGTAAAGATGAGTTCAGGAGGCTGCACGGATCCCCTGAAATTCCACGCCACCACCTACTGCACAGCCTATG GTCAGGaggagttcaggccccgcatggGCAGTCATGAAGGCACAGGCTACAAATCAAATTACCGTCCTGTGGTCTCATACCAGGCCAATCTTGATGCCCTGGACAACCCGGCCATGGGGCACGGTCCGTACAATCCCTTCTCACCCCCTGCTCCGCTGAGCCTTAGCTCTCAGGGCCATCGAAGCTCATCAGACCCACT GGAACAAGTCCGCCCCAATTTCCAGTCAGTGACCAGTCAGAGTTACCGCCCCCTGGAGGTGCCTGATGGCACATACCCACTGCCCTGGAACATACACCAGACCATCTCTGGCTATTCTCGGGAGAAGCCCAGCGAGGCGACCCCCACTAAAGAG GTTAGGAAGGTCCATTTCGACACCCAGGACTATGGGCCGCAGGCCATcatagggctggaacccagggaCATGCCCCTGCTTCACCAGCAGCAGGGCAAGGGCTCGCTGGAGTGGGAGAACTCCCGGCAT GGCCCGCGCTTCATGACTTCTGAGTACAATTCCAAGTATCTCAAGGAGACTTCAAACCAGCCAG ATCTCTTGCAGAAGATATCAATTGGCTCCAAAGAGGAGACTGGCTTCACCGAAGAGTCTACCAATAACCCCATTGGCTTCCAGCCACCCTCCCAGACCGTCCCTGGGGACCCG GTCCTCCACCCTGGCCGGAGCGTCACCAGGTCCGACTTTCTCCCCATGACCCACATTCGT GTGCCCCCACCCGGCCCACGGCCTAGCAGCGTGAGCCACGGGCAATTCCAGCCCCCCCAGCGGGTGCAACAGACCAACGTTGCCCTGCTTGGCAGGGAGACTGTGGGAAACAAG GAGCCCACAGGGTTCAGCCTTAACAACCCCAGCTACATCCGGAGCCCCTATGACCCAGACATGGATAATCAGTACCTGACCACCTACAACCAAGG GTACTTTGAGAACATCCCTAAGGGTCTGGACCGGGAAGGCTGGACCCGAGGTGGCATCCAGCCCCAGAAGCCTGGAGGCTACGCCCTCAACCAGCTGGTCACCCGCATggaggccacccccacccccacggagAGCCTACGGCGCCTGCACCCCCACGTGGGAAG aaCCCTGATCTCGGAGGACCCCTTCTACCGAGCTGTGCCTCCCAGCAGCCACTTTGCCACATCCAGCTGA
- the LRRC10B gene encoding leucine-rich repeat-containing protein 10B: MGIAESTPDELPSDAEEQLRSGEQQLELSGRRLRRLPGAVCALSRLQKLYVSGTGLRELPEEIEELRELRILALDFNKLERLPDGLCRLPRLTRLYLGGNRLLALPADFAQLQSLRCLWIEGNFLRRFPRPLLRLVALQSLQMGDNRLRALPAELPRMTGLRGLWLYGNRFEEFPPALLRMGRLHILDLDRNRLGGFPDLHPLRALRVFSYDHNPVTGPPRVADTVFLVGEGAVERMAERDEPTPRPPPRRPARAFEDEEEEDLLIGGGSSRALGPPGGSLPALEAAPGLGT; the protein is encoded by the coding sequence ATGGGCATCGCCGAGTCCACGCCGGACGAGCTGCCGTCGGACGCTGAGGAGCAGCTGCGCAGCGGCGAGCAGCAGCTGGAGCTGAGCGGgaggcggctgcggcggctgcccGGCGCCGTGTGCGCGCTGAGCCGCCTGCAGAAGCTGTACGTGAGCGGCACGGGGCTGCGCGAGCTGCCCGAGGAGATCGAGGAGCTGCGCGAGCTGCGCATCCTGGCGCTCGACTTCAACAAACTCGAGCGCTTGCCCGACGGCCTGTGTCGCCTGCCGCGCCTCACGCGCCTCTACCTGGGCGGCAACCGGCTGCTGGCGCTGCCCGCCGACTTCGCGCAGCTGCAGAGCCTGCGCTGCCTCTGGATCGAGGGCAACTTCCTGCGGCGCTTCCCGCGGCCGCTGCTGCGCCTGGTGGCGCTGCAGTCGCTGCAGATGGGCGACAACCGGCTGCGCGCGCTGCCCGCCGAGCTGCCGCGCATGACGGGCCTGCGCGGCCTCTGGCTCTACGGCAACCGCTTCGAGGAGTTCCCGCCCGCGCTGCTGCGCATGGGCCGCCTGCACATCCTCGACCTGGACCGCAACCGCCTGGGCGGCTTCCCCGACCTGCACCCGCTGCGCGCCCTGCGCGTCTTCTCCTACGACCACAACCCGGTCACTGGGCCCCCGCGCGTCGCCGACACCGTCTTCCTCGTGGGCGAGGGCGCGGTCGAGCGCATGGCCGAGCGTGACGAGCCCACGCCCCGGCCGCCGCCCCGGCGCCCAGCTCGGGCTTttgaggatgaggaggaagaagacctACTCATAGGGGGCGGGAGCTCCCGGGCTCTGGGGCCCCCCGGGGGCAGCCTCCCCGCCCTGGAAGCCGCCCCAGGACTGGGCACCTGA
- the SAXO4 gene encoding protein phosphatase 1 regulatory subunit 32 isoform X4, with protein sequence MMGKLPLGVVSPYVKMSSGGCTDPLKFHATTYCTAYGQEEFRPRMGSHEGTGYKSNYRPVVSYQANLDALDNPAMGHGPYNPFSPPAPLSLSSQGHRSSSDPLEQVRPNFQSVTSQSYRPLEVPDGTYPLPWNIHQTISGYSREKPSEATPTKEGPRFMTSEYNSKYLKETSNQPDLLQKISIGSKEETGFTEESTNNPIGFQPPSQTVPGDPVLHPGRSVTRSDFLPMTHIRGDEFLPVLARGSERETGYSRVNERLLNPRVPPPGPRPSSVSHGQFQPPQRVQQTNVALLGRETVGNKEPTGFSLNNPSYIRSPYDPDMDNQYLTTYNQGYFENIPKGLDREGWTRGGIQPQKPGGYALNQLVTRMEATPTPTESLRRLHPHVGRTLISEDPFYRAVPPSSHFATSS encoded by the exons ATGATGGGGAAACTCCCCTTGGGGGTTGTGTCCCCTTACGTAAAGATGAGTTCAGGAGGCTGCACGGATCCCCTGAAATTCCACGCCACCACCTACTGCACAGCCTATG GTCAGGaggagttcaggccccgcatggGCAGTCATGAAGGCACAGGCTACAAATCAAATTACCGTCCTGTGGTCTCATACCAGGCCAATCTTGATGCCCTGGACAACCCGGCCATGGGGCACGGTCCGTACAATCCCTTCTCACCCCCTGCTCCGCTGAGCCTTAGCTCTCAGGGCCATCGAAGCTCATCAGACCCACT GGAACAAGTCCGCCCCAATTTCCAGTCAGTGACCAGTCAGAGTTACCGCCCCCTGGAGGTGCCTGATGGCACATACCCACTGCCCTGGAACATACACCAGACCATCTCTGGCTATTCTCGGGAGAAGCCCAGCGAGGCGACCCCCACTAAAGAG GGCCCGCGCTTCATGACTTCTGAGTACAATTCCAAGTATCTCAAGGAGACTTCAAACCAGCCAG ATCTCTTGCAGAAGATATCAATTGGCTCCAAAGAGGAGACTGGCTTCACCGAAGAGTCTACCAATAACCCCATTGGCTTCCAGCCACCCTCCCAGACCGTCCCTGGGGACCCG GTCCTCCACCCTGGCCGGAGCGTCACCAGGTCCGACTTTCTCCCCATGACCCACATTCGT GGGGATGAGTTCCTGCCTGTGCTGGCCAGAGGCTCCGAGCGGGAAACAGGCTACAGCCGAGTGAATGAGAGGTTGCTGAACCCCAGA GTGCCCCCACCCGGCCCACGGCCTAGCAGCGTGAGCCACGGGCAATTCCAGCCCCCCCAGCGGGTGCAACAGACCAACGTTGCCCTGCTTGGCAGGGAGACTGTGGGAAACAAG GAGCCCACAGGGTTCAGCCTTAACAACCCCAGCTACATCCGGAGCCCCTATGACCCAGACATGGATAATCAGTACCTGACCACCTACAACCAAGG GTACTTTGAGAACATCCCTAAGGGTCTGGACCGGGAAGGCTGGACCCGAGGTGGCATCCAGCCCCAGAAGCCTGGAGGCTACGCCCTCAACCAGCTGGTCACCCGCATggaggccacccccacccccacggagAGCCTACGGCGCCTGCACCCCCACGTGGGAAG aaCCCTGATCTCGGAGGACCCCTTCTACCGAGCTGTGCCTCCCAGCAGCCACTTTGCCACATCCAGCTGA
- the SAXO4 gene encoding protein phosphatase 1 regulatory subunit 32 isoform X1 gives MMGKLPLGVVSPYVKMSSGGCTDPLKFHATTYCTAYGQEEFRPRMGSHEGTGYKSNYRPVVSYQANLDALDNPAMGHGPYNPFSPPAPLSLSSQGHRSSSDPLEQVRPNFQSVTSQSYRPLEVPDGTYPLPWNIHQTISGYSREKPSEATPTKEVRKVHFDTQDYGPQAIIGLEPRDMPLLHQQQGKGSLEWENSRHGPRFMTSEYNSKYLKETSNQPDLLQKISIGSKEETGFTEESTNNPIGFQPPSQTVPGDPVLHPGRSVTRSDFLPMTHIRGDEFLPVLARGSERETGYSRVNERLLNPRVPPPGPRPSSVSHGQFQPPQRVQQTNVALLGRETVGNKEPTGFSLNNPSYIRSPYDPDMDNQYLTTYNQGYFENIPKGLDREGWTRGGIQPQKPGGYALNQLVTRMEATPTPTESLRRLHPHVGRTLISEDPFYRAVPPSSHFATSS, from the exons ATGATGGGGAAACTCCCCTTGGGGGTTGTGTCCCCTTACGTAAAGATGAGTTCAGGAGGCTGCACGGATCCCCTGAAATTCCACGCCACCACCTACTGCACAGCCTATG GTCAGGaggagttcaggccccgcatggGCAGTCATGAAGGCACAGGCTACAAATCAAATTACCGTCCTGTGGTCTCATACCAGGCCAATCTTGATGCCCTGGACAACCCGGCCATGGGGCACGGTCCGTACAATCCCTTCTCACCCCCTGCTCCGCTGAGCCTTAGCTCTCAGGGCCATCGAAGCTCATCAGACCCACT GGAACAAGTCCGCCCCAATTTCCAGTCAGTGACCAGTCAGAGTTACCGCCCCCTGGAGGTGCCTGATGGCACATACCCACTGCCCTGGAACATACACCAGACCATCTCTGGCTATTCTCGGGAGAAGCCCAGCGAGGCGACCCCCACTAAAGAG GTTAGGAAGGTCCATTTCGACACCCAGGACTATGGGCCGCAGGCCATcatagggctggaacccagggaCATGCCCCTGCTTCACCAGCAGCAGGGCAAGGGCTCGCTGGAGTGGGAGAACTCCCGGCAT GGCCCGCGCTTCATGACTTCTGAGTACAATTCCAAGTATCTCAAGGAGACTTCAAACCAGCCAG ATCTCTTGCAGAAGATATCAATTGGCTCCAAAGAGGAGACTGGCTTCACCGAAGAGTCTACCAATAACCCCATTGGCTTCCAGCCACCCTCCCAGACCGTCCCTGGGGACCCG GTCCTCCACCCTGGCCGGAGCGTCACCAGGTCCGACTTTCTCCCCATGACCCACATTCGT GGGGATGAGTTCCTGCCTGTGCTGGCCAGAGGCTCCGAGCGGGAAACAGGCTACAGCCGAGTGAATGAGAGGTTGCTGAACCCCAGA GTGCCCCCACCCGGCCCACGGCCTAGCAGCGTGAGCCACGGGCAATTCCAGCCCCCCCAGCGGGTGCAACAGACCAACGTTGCCCTGCTTGGCAGGGAGACTGTGGGAAACAAG GAGCCCACAGGGTTCAGCCTTAACAACCCCAGCTACATCCGGAGCCCCTATGACCCAGACATGGATAATCAGTACCTGACCACCTACAACCAAGG GTACTTTGAGAACATCCCTAAGGGTCTGGACCGGGAAGGCTGGACCCGAGGTGGCATCCAGCCCCAGAAGCCTGGAGGCTACGCCCTCAACCAGCTGGTCACCCGCATggaggccacccccacccccacggagAGCCTACGGCGCCTGCACCCCCACGTGGGAAG aaCCCTGATCTCGGAGGACCCCTTCTACCGAGCTGTGCCTCCCAGCAGCCACTTTGCCACATCCAGCTGA
- the SAXO4 gene encoding protein phosphatase 1 regulatory subunit 32 isoform X3: MMGKLPLGVVSPYVKMSSGGCTDPLKFHATTYCTAYGQEEFRPRMGSHEGTGYKSNYRPVVSYQANLDALDNPAMGHGPYNPFSPPAPLSLSSQGHRSSSDPLEQVRPNFQSVTSQSYRPLEVPDGTYPLPWNIHQTISGYSREKPSEATPTKEVRKVHFDTQDYGPQAIIGLEPRDMPLLHQQQGKGSLEWENSRHGPRFMTSEYNSKYLKETSNQPDLLQKISIGSKEETGFTEESTNNPIGFQPPSQTVPGDPVLHPGRSVTRSDFLPMTHIRGDEFLPVLARGSERETGYSRVNERLLNPREPTGFSLNNPSYIRSPYDPDMDNQYLTTYNQGYFENIPKGLDREGWTRGGIQPQKPGGYALNQLVTRMEATPTPTESLRRLHPHVGRTLISEDPFYRAVPPSSHFATSS, encoded by the exons ATGATGGGGAAACTCCCCTTGGGGGTTGTGTCCCCTTACGTAAAGATGAGTTCAGGAGGCTGCACGGATCCCCTGAAATTCCACGCCACCACCTACTGCACAGCCTATG GTCAGGaggagttcaggccccgcatggGCAGTCATGAAGGCACAGGCTACAAATCAAATTACCGTCCTGTGGTCTCATACCAGGCCAATCTTGATGCCCTGGACAACCCGGCCATGGGGCACGGTCCGTACAATCCCTTCTCACCCCCTGCTCCGCTGAGCCTTAGCTCTCAGGGCCATCGAAGCTCATCAGACCCACT GGAACAAGTCCGCCCCAATTTCCAGTCAGTGACCAGTCAGAGTTACCGCCCCCTGGAGGTGCCTGATGGCACATACCCACTGCCCTGGAACATACACCAGACCATCTCTGGCTATTCTCGGGAGAAGCCCAGCGAGGCGACCCCCACTAAAGAG GTTAGGAAGGTCCATTTCGACACCCAGGACTATGGGCCGCAGGCCATcatagggctggaacccagggaCATGCCCCTGCTTCACCAGCAGCAGGGCAAGGGCTCGCTGGAGTGGGAGAACTCCCGGCAT GGCCCGCGCTTCATGACTTCTGAGTACAATTCCAAGTATCTCAAGGAGACTTCAAACCAGCCAG ATCTCTTGCAGAAGATATCAATTGGCTCCAAAGAGGAGACTGGCTTCACCGAAGAGTCTACCAATAACCCCATTGGCTTCCAGCCACCCTCCCAGACCGTCCCTGGGGACCCG GTCCTCCACCCTGGCCGGAGCGTCACCAGGTCCGACTTTCTCCCCATGACCCACATTCGT GGGGATGAGTTCCTGCCTGTGCTGGCCAGAGGCTCCGAGCGGGAAACAGGCTACAGCCGAGTGAATGAGAGGTTGCTGAACCCCAGA GAGCCCACAGGGTTCAGCCTTAACAACCCCAGCTACATCCGGAGCCCCTATGACCCAGACATGGATAATCAGTACCTGACCACCTACAACCAAGG GTACTTTGAGAACATCCCTAAGGGTCTGGACCGGGAAGGCTGGACCCGAGGTGGCATCCAGCCCCAGAAGCCTGGAGGCTACGCCCTCAACCAGCTGGTCACCCGCATggaggccacccccacccccacggagAGCCTACGGCGCCTGCACCCCCACGTGGGAAG aaCCCTGATCTCGGAGGACCCCTTCTACCGAGCTGTGCCTCCCAGCAGCCACTTTGCCACATCCAGCTGA